The genomic region ATATATTGTAAAGAAGGAGAAATTATTGATGCTGAAATAGATTCAAAAACTGGTGAAGGAGCTCTATATTATATCTTAGCAATAAAAGAAGGAACATTTGCTTTTTCAAAAGAACTTCCTCCAAACAAAGAGATTAAAATAACAAAAAAATTAGAAGAGCTTCTTTTTGAAGCTTCAAGACAAGTTTCAACTCTAGAAGAAATTCTTAAAAGACTACCACCAATTGATACAATTTTAAAAATAAATCCAGCTCCTCCAACAACAAAAATATCTTTAAGCAAAGATGATTGGACAATTCTAAATAGATTTAGAGATGGAAGAACAATTAAAGAAGTAAGGGATGAATCTAATTTAGGTGAAGTTGAAACATTAAGAAGCATTCTTTCACTTTTAAGTGCAAATCTACTTATACCAGAAGAGGTAGATATCATGAAAATTGTTCCAGAGCATTCTGAAAGAGCAAAACAAGTTTTAAAAACATACATTGGTCTTGATGTTAGTGTTTTCCCTACGCCTAATGTAAGAGCAAATAACTTTTTC from Caldisericia bacterium harbors:
- a CDS encoding DUF4388 domain-containing protein; protein product: MELQGNLKDFSLEDLLKFVNLTKRTGIIQIKGKIEKEGDKTAKIYCKEGEIIDAEIDSKTGEGALYYILAIKEGTFAFSKELPPNKEIKITKKLEELLFEASRQVSTLEEILKRLPPIDTILKINPAPPTTKISLSKDDWTILNRFRDGRTIKEVRDESNLGEVETLRSILSLLSANLLIPEEVDIMKIVPEHSERAKQVLKTYIGLDVSVFPTPNVRANNFFFKVDGKKTLEQLMNEMKLKRKDALSLFLLLVKEGALKAKVSPSVYQKIEEEISKS